The genomic region CGGTCTCATGACCGCCGCCGATCCCGCCGCCGCGCTGGGGGAACTGCTGTGAAGGTCAAGATCTGCGGGAACCAGGCCGCCGAGCACGTCCGAGGGGCGCTTGCCGCCGACGCGCTCGGTTTCGTCGTGGCCTCGCCGCGCTCCCAACGGAACCTCCTCCTCGCGCAAGCCGCCGCGCTCGTGCGGAGCGTGCCCCCGTTCGTCGAGACGGTCGCCGTCACGGCCGCCCAGACCGAGCCGGAGGTCTGGCGCATCGCCCGCGAGATCAACCCCTCGGCGATCCAGCTTCAGGGGTGGACCGACGTCGCGGCATTGCGTCGCCTGCGAGGCGCGATCGGGCAGCGCCTGATCGTGGGCGTCGCCGTCACGGGCGACGACGCCGTCGAGCGCGCTCGTGCGCTTGCGCCCCACTGCGACGCGATCCTCCTCGACAGCGCCAAGGAGGGGCGCATCGGCGGCACGGGGACGACGCACGACTGGAGCCTGAGCCGCCGCATCCGCGATGCGCTGCACCCCTTCCCCGTCGTGCTGGCGGGGGGCCTCTCGCCGGACAACGTCGGGGACGCGATCGCGGCCGTCGAGCCGTGGGCCGTGGACGTCGCCTCGGGCGTGGAGGCGGGGGGCAAGCGGTCCGACGCGCTCGTCGCGCGCTTCCTCGAGGAGGCCCGTCGTGCCGCGCGGTAGGTTCGGCGATTTCGGCGGGCAGTTCGTGCCCGAGACGCTCATGCCTGCGCTCGACGAGCTCGCGGAAGCGTACGCCAAGCACGCGCGCGACAAGGCCTTCCAATCCGATCTTCGCAAGCTCCACACCGACTACGGGGGGCGTCCCACGCCGCTGTACCTCTGCGAGCGCCTCACCGCGCAGGCCGGCGGCGCGCGCATCTACCTCAAGCGCGAGGACCTCGTGCACGGCGGCGCGCACAAGTTCAACAACGTCATGGGCCAGGGCCTTCTCGCGCGCCGCATGGGAAAGACTCGTCTTATCGCCGAGACGGGCGCGGGCCAGCACGGCGTCGCCACGGCCATGGCCGGCGCCGTGCTTGGCATCCCGACCGAGGTCTACATGGGCTCGGTCGACGTGGCGCGCCAAAGCCTGAACGTCTTCCGCATGAAGCTCCTTGGCGCGAAGGTGCACACGGTGGAGTCCGGGAGCAAGACGCTCAAGGACGCCATCAACGAGGCGCTTCGCGACTGGGTGGCAAACGTGC from Candidatus Thermoplasmatota archaeon harbors:
- a CDS encoding phosphoribosylanthranilate isomerase, with the protein product MKVKICGNQAAEHVRGALAADALGFVVASPRSQRNLLLAQAAALVRSVPPFVETVAVTAAQTEPEVWRIAREINPSAIQLQGWTDVAALRRLRGAIGQRLIVGVAVTGDDAVERARALAPHCDAILLDSAKEGRIGGTGTTHDWSLSRRIRDALHPFPVVLAGGLSPDNVGDAIAAVEPWAVDVASGVEAGGKRSDALVARFLEEARRAAR